Proteins encoded in a region of the Diabrotica virgifera virgifera chromosome 4, PGI_DIABVI_V3a genome:
- the LOC126882889 gene encoding uncharacterized protein LOC126882889, which translates to MSTSRGRQMVTNARNDVIVHVLNNNIKDTIKCAIKTNNEEATVLENTDADELGPTLLSLEQEVAAANLLLLGESAVTNETFSTDINNVTDGLPKESDFEKVSNWLRNIDNERLDCDAILETVSNEISTNELSRDKTHLEELRNDVALNHEGILNEVMSSSSSVIADQIDESWLPENENKSDYSTSSEEGKQQEGEEPVARADNDGNNENKKARKRIADINEWHDIKNKRLRQHGKNILAGKGLERQRKEEHLEMKNKWDQSAYPPYVKNPQ; encoded by the coding sequence ATGAGTACCTCTAGAGGTCGTCAAATGGTAACAAATGCAAGAAATGACGTAATAGTTCACGTTTTAAACAATAATATCAAGGACACCATTAAGTGTGCCATAAAAACAAACAATGAAGAAGCCACAGTATTGGAAAATACCGATGCGGATGAGCTGGGCCCTACATTATTATCTTTGGAACAAGAGGTTGCCGCAGCCAATCTGCTTTTATTGGGGGAGTCTGCAGTAACAAACGAAACGTTTTCGACAGACATAAACAATGTAACTGATGGATTGCCAAAGGAATCTGATTTTGAAAAAGTGAGTAACTGGCTAAGGAATATTGACAATGAACGTTTAGATTGTGACGCAATATTAGAAACGGTTTCCAATGAAATTTCGACAAATGAGCTCTCCAGGGACAAAACACATCTAGAAGAATTAAGAAATGACGTTGCACTAAACCACGAAGGTATTTTAAATGAAGTGATGTCGAGCTCATCGTCTGTAATTGCTGATCAGATTGATGAATCGTGGTTGCCAGAAAACGAAAATAAGTCAGATTACTCAACTAGTTCGGAAGAAGGCAAACAACAAGAAGGGGAAGAACCAGTAGCAAGAGCCGATAATGACGGTAACAACGAAAATAAAAAAGCTCGAAAAAGAATAGCAGATATCAACGAATGGcacgatattaaaaataaaagactaAGACAACACGGAAAAAATATATTGGCTGGAAAAGGGTTGGAAAGACAGCGAAAAGAGGAACACCTAGAAATGAAAAACAAATGGGACCAGTCTGCTTATCCTCCGTATGTAAAAAATCCACAGTAA